Proteins encoded within one genomic window of Bos mutus isolate GX-2022 chromosome 9, NWIPB_WYAK_1.1, whole genome shotgun sequence:
- the RSPH3 gene encoding radial spoke head protein 3 homolog: protein MARSEARRQAREKRPRAVPEERALRERRQPRPRREPLESGAGDHRRPPQASAGAAGLASFMRRLVDQEDAGGQSQEPEVLGRTGNLPRKPASRNSPEAPPLDGTLGCWATGAGAAGGFGGAQNRPCVAPTSCPGNLPARPPPFLPPLLASRNPCPWHYVHLSGSHDTLVPTCFEAKLHQKGSGPTPSATSTLAERASPAMATYTYTSRPRALPCQRRRYRDDLMQQPEEPVHYGNIMYDRRVIRGNTYALQSVPLPGQPDPVEIQRQQQARRRAFARKRAQEQLRPRTPEPVEGRKHVDVQTELYLEEIADRIIEVDMECQTDAFLDKPPTPLFIPAKTGKDVATEILEGELFDFDLEVKPMLEVLVGKTIEQSLLEVMEEEELANLRASQYAYEELRNIELAEVQRLEEQERRHREEKERRKQQQWQVVHKHNETSQKIAARAFAQRYLADLLPSVFDSLRDGGYFYDPVERDIEIGFLPWLMNEVDKTMESSMVGRTVLDMLIREVVERRLNLYEQKEGRHASVRPENGLGGPGGTREPLVGFESQDQGASQAQRPLPDRDSLQRTPYDARYAERVSSQERRLTEENDELTEMRKSSKREELSQ from the exons ATGGCCCGATCAGAGGCGCGGCGGCAGGCGCGGGAGAAACGGCCAAGGGCGGTCCCCGAGGAGCGGGCTCTGCGTGAACGGCGCCAACCCAGGCCCCGCCGAGAGCCCCTCGAGAGTGGGGCCGGGGACCATCGCCGCCCTCCTCAGGCCTCTGCTGGGGCCGCCGGGCTCGCCTCCTTCATGCGCAGGCTCGTTGACCAGGAAGACGCGGGTGGGCAGAGTCAAGAACCGGAAGTGCTCGGGCGCACTGGCAACCTTCCCCGGAAGCCCGCCAGCCGGAACAGCCCCGAGGCTCCGCCCCTCGACGGAACGCTGGGTTGCTGGGCAACCGGCGCGGGCGCCGCGGGAGGGTTCGGTGGTGCCCAGAACCGTCCCTGTGTAGCTCCTACTTCCTGCCCTGGCAATCTCCCGGCCCGCCCGCCTCCCTTCTTGCCGCCCCTCCTCGCATCACGGAATCCCTGCCCTTGGCACTACGTGCACCTCTCCGGCTCCCACGACACTCTAGTGCCCACCTGCTTCGAAGCCAAGCTTCATCAAAAGGGAAGCGGGCCGACCCCGAGCGCGACCTCCACGTTGGCTGAGCGCGCCTCCCCGGCCATGGCCACCTACACCTACACCAGCCGGCCCCGGGCCCTGCCCTGCCAGCGCCGCCGTTACCGGGACGACCTGATGCAGCA ACCTGAAGAACCTGTGCATTACGGAAACATAATGTATGACAGAAGGGTGATCCGAGGCAACACGTACGCCCTGCAGTCAGTACCACTG CCTGGGCAGCCTGATCCTGTAGAGATTCAGAGACAGCAGCAGGCTAGGAGGAGGGCTTTTGCCAGAAAACGAGCCCAAGAACAGCTCAGACCGCGTACACCCGAACCTGTGGAAGGCAGGAAACATGTGGACGTGCAGACAG AATTATACCTTGAAGAAATTGCTGACCGCATAATAGAAGTTGATATGGAGTGCCAAACAGATGCATTTTTGGACAAACCACCAACACCACTCTTTATTCCTGCCAAAACTGGCAAAGATGTGGCCACCGAAATTCTAGAAGGAGAG CTGTTTGACTTTGATCTTGAAGTTAAACCAATGTTAGAAGTTTTGGTGGGAAAGACCATCGAGCAGTCTCTTCTGGAAGTGATGGAAGAAGAAGAGTTGGCGAACCTGCGGGCCAGTCAGTACGCATATGAAGAGCTTCGCAACATCGAGCTTGCTGAAGTCCAGCGACTTGAAGAGCAGGAGAGGCGACACCGGGAGGAAAAA GAACGTCGGAAGCAGCAGCAATGGCAGGTGGTTCACAAGCATAACGAGACTTCGCAGAAGATCGCGGCCCGAGCATTTGCACAGCGTTACCTGGCCGACCTCCTCCCATCAGTTTTTGACAGCCTTCGGGATGGTGGCTACTTTTATGATCCCGTTGAAAGAG atattGAGATAGGATTCCTCCCGTGGCTAATGAATGAAGTTGACAAAACCATGGAGTCCAGCATGGTGGGAAGAACGGTGCTTGAca TGTTGATTCGTGAGGTGGTTGAGAGAAGACTGAATCTCTATGAGCAGAAGGAGGGCAGGCACGCCTCTGTGAGGCCTGAGAACGGACTCGGTGGTCCCGGAGGAACAAGAGAGCCCCTGGTGGGTTTTGAATCCCAGGATCAGGGTGCATCCCAGGCCCAGAGACCCCTTCCAGACAGAGACTCCCTACAGAGAACGCCGTACGACGCAAGGTACGCGGAGAGAGTGTCGTCCCAGGAGAGGCGGCTCACAGAAGAAAATGACGAACTGACAGAAATGAGGAAATCCTCCAAGAGGGAGGAGCTGTCACAATAG